In a genomic window of Gossypium arboreum isolate Shixiya-1 chromosome 9, ASM2569848v2, whole genome shotgun sequence:
- the LOC108453148 gene encoding cell division cycle protein 48 homolog encodes MSSQAEPSDSKGTKKDFSTAILERKKAPNRLVVDEAINDDNSVVALHPDTMEKLQLFRGDTILIKGKKRKDTICIALADDACDEPKIRMNKVVRSNLRVRLGDVVSVHQCPDVKYGKRVHILPVDDTIEGVTGNLFDAYLKPYFLEAYRPVRKGDLFLVRGGMRSVEFKVIETDPPEYCVVAPDTEIFCEGEPVRREDENRLDEVGYDDVGGVRKQMAQIRELVELPLRHPQLFKSIGVKPPKGILLYGPPGSGKTLIARAVANETGAFFFCINGPEIMSKLAGESESNLRKAFEEAEKNAPSIIFIDEIDSIAPKREKTHGEVERRIVSQLLTLMDGLKSRAHVIVIGATNRPNSIDPALRRFGRFDREIDIGVPDEVGRLEVLRIHTKNMKLSDDVDLERIAKDTHGYVGADLAALCTEAALQCIREKMDVIDLEDESIDAEILNSMAVSNEHFQTALGTSNPSALRETVVEVPNVSWEDIGGLENVKRELQETVQYPVEHPEKFEKFGMSPSKGVLFYGPPGCGKTLLAKAIANECQANFISVKGPELLTMWFGESEANVREIFDKARQSAPCVLFFDELDSIATQRGSSVGDAGGAADRVLNQLLTEMDGMSAKKTVFIIGATNRPDIIDPALLRPGRLDQLIYIPLPDEDSRHQIFKACLRKSPVAKEVDLRALAKYTQGFSGADITEICQRACKYAIRENIEKDIERERRRAENPEAMEEDVEDEVAEIKPAHFEESMKFARRSVSDADIRKYQAFAQTLQQSRGFGSEFRFAETGARPAASDPFAASAGGADEDDLYS; translated from the exons ATGTCTAGCCAAGCAGAACCATCTGACTC GAAGGGGACTAAGAAGGATTTTAGTACTGCGATCTTGGAAAGAAAGAAGGCACCGAACCGACTTGTTGTTGATGAGGCAATCAACGATGATAACTCTGTCGTTGCTCTTCATCCTGATACCATGGAAAAGCTCCAGCTTTTTCGCGGTGACACTATCCTGATCAAg GGGAAAAAGAGGAAAGATACCATTTGCATTGCTCTTGCTGATGACGCATGCGATGAGCCAAAGATCAGGATGAATAAGGTTGTGAGGTCAAACTTGAGGGTTAGGCTAGGTGATGTTGTCTCTGTGCATCAGTGTCCTGATGTCAAGTATGGAAAACGTGTGCACATCTTGCCCGTGGATGACACAATTGAAGGGGTTACTGGAAATCTGTTTGATGCTTACCTGAAAC CTTACTTTCTGGAAGCATACCGTCCAGTGAGGAAGGGTGACCTCTTCCTTGTGAGAGGTGGAATGAGAAGTGTGGAATTCAAGGTTATTGAGACTGACCCTCCTGAGTACTGTGTGGTTGCACCAGATACTGAGATATTCTGCGAGGGAGAGCCTGTAAGGAGAGAAGATGAGAATAGATTAGATGAGGTAGGTTATGATGATGTTGGTGGAGTGAGAAAACAGATGGCTCAGATTCGGGAATTAGTGGAACTTCCACTGAGGCATCCACAGCTCTTTAAATCAATTGGTGTGAAGCCACCCAAAGGAATTTTGCTTTATGGACCTCCCGGATCTGGAAAGACTTTGATTGCACGTGCTGTTGCAAATGAAACTGGTGCTTTCTTTTTTTGCATCAATGGTCCTGAGATCATGTCAAAATTGGCTGGAGAGAGTGAAAGCAATCTCAGAAAAGCATTTGAAGAAGCAGAGAAGAATGCACCGTCTATTATATTCATTGATGAAATCGATTCAATTGCTCCCAAGCGAGAGAAGACCCATGGTGAAGTTGAGAGGAGAATAGTCTCTCAGCTTTTGACATTGATGGATGGGCTTAAATCCCGTGCACATGTCATTGTTATTGGGGCCACAAATCGTCCCAATAGCATTGATCCAGCTCTCCGAAGGTTTGGAAGGTTTGATAGGGAGATTGATATTGGCGTACCTGATGAAGTTGGCCGTCTTGAGGTGCTTCGCATCCACACAAAGAACATGAAGCTGTCTGACGAT GTTGATTTAGAAAGAATTGCCAAGGACACACATGGTTATGTTGGTGCTGATCTTGCAGCTCTTTGTACTGAGGCAGCATTACAGTGCATCAGGGAAAAGATGGATGTGATTGACTTGGAAGATGAGTCAATAGATGCGGAGATACTCAACTCTATGGCAGTTAGCAATGAGCACTTCCAGACTGCTCTTGGAACAAGCAATCCATCAGCATTACGTGAAACT GTTGTTGAAGTGCCTAATGTAAGTTGGGAAGATATTGGAGGCCTGGAGAATGTTAAAAGAGAGCTTCAAGAG ACTGTTCAATATCCAGTGGAGCATCCTGAGAAGTTTGAGAAGTTTGGTATGTCACCCTCAAAGGGAGTATTGTTCTATGGCCCTCCAGGATGTGGTAAAACACTTCTGGCCAAAGCTATTGCCAATGAATGTCAGGCAAACTTCATTAGTGTCAAGGGTCCAGAATTACTCACAATGTGGTTTGGAGAGAGTGAAGCTAATGTACGTGAAATTTTTGACAAGGCTCGCCAGTCTGCTCCTTGTGTCCTCTTCTTTGATGAACTTGATTCAATTGCAACCCAG AGAGGAAGCAGTGTAGGTGATGCAGGGGGTGCTGCTGATAGGGTTCTGAATCAACTTCTTACTGAGATGGATGGCATGTCTGCCAAGAAAACAGtttttataattggagctaccaACCGACCTGACATTATTGATCCTGCCCTTTTGCGACCAGGTCGTCTTGATCAGTTGATTTACATTCCCCTCCCTGATGAGGATTCTCGCCATCAGATCTTTAAGGCTTGCTTGAGGAAATCACCAGTTGCGAAAGAGGTTGACCTCAGAGCTCTTGCCAAGTATACTCAAGGTTTTAGTGGGGCTGATATTACTGAAATTTGTCAGCGCGCATGTAAATATGCCATCAGAGAGAACATTGAAAAG GATATTGAGAGAGAAAGGAGGAGAGCGGAGAACCCtgaagctatggaggaagatgtgGAGGATGAAGTGGCAGAAATCAAGCCTGCTCATTTTGAGGAGTCAATGAAGTTTGCTCGTAGGAGTGTGAGTGATGCCGACATCCGCAAATACCAGGCATTTGCTCAAACGCTGCAGCAGTCAAGGGGATTTGGAAGTGAGTTTAGGTTCGCTGAAACTGGTGCAAGGCCTGCAGCATCTGACCCTTTTGCAGCTTCTGCTGGAGGAGCCGATGAAGATGACCTCTACAGTTAA